In the Candidatus Binatia bacterium genome, one interval contains:
- a CDS encoding OsmC family protein, protein MVRIDIQYEGGLRCHAVHGPSGRDLATDAPVDNHGRGESFSPTDLVATALGTCMATIMGIVADRNGWNIDGTTMTIAKEMTSEGPRRIRSLSVDVHAPGALDDEARKALEQAAHTCPVRLSILPAIDVPVRFEWA, encoded by the coding sequence ATGGTACGCATCGACATCCAGTACGAGGGGGGCCTTCGCTGTCACGCCGTGCACGGGCCGTCGGGACGGGATCTCGCGACCGACGCGCCGGTCGACAACCACGGTCGCGGCGAATCGTTCTCGCCGACCGATCTGGTGGCCACGGCGCTCGGCACCTGCATGGCGACGATCATGGGCATCGTCGCCGATCGCAACGGCTGGAACATCGACGGTACGACGATGACGATCGCCAAGGAGATGACGAGCGAGGGGCCCCGCCGCATACGCAGCCTCTCGGTCGACGTGCACGCACCGGGCGCCCTCGACGACGAAGCACGAAAGGCGCTGGAGCAGGCGGCCCACACCTGTCCGGTGCGGCTCAGCATCCTTCCGGCGATCGACGTGCCGGTGAGGTTCGAGTGGGCGTAA
- a CDS encoding CaiB/BaiF CoA-transferase family protein has product MGPLSSVRVIEMAGLAPAPYAGMILADFGADVIRVDRSPTSGSRPDPTRDFLARGKRSIGINMKDPRGVEALLALVEGADVLLEPFRPGVMEKLGAGPDVALARNPRLVYARLTGWGQSGPYASMAGHDIDYIAISGALSLLGRKGEKPLAPVNLLGDFAGGGMLCALGIVLALFERNVSGKGQVVDAAMVDGAAHLSSFLYGFFRAGLWSKERGTNMLDSGAPFYDTYRTGDGEYMAVGAIEPQFYAKLLEGLGLDGDSLPHQMDRSKWIEMRELFAKTFANKTREQWSVIFDGTDACVAPVLGLDEAARHPANAARQVFVDGVGGHAMPAPAPRLSRTPGRAVASAPINGTDTDAVLAEAGMTPERIAELRGAGAVG; this is encoded by the coding sequence ATGGGACCACTGTCCTCCGTCCGCGTCATCGAAATGGCAGGCCTGGCCCCGGCGCCGTATGCCGGCATGATCCTGGCCGATTTCGGCGCCGACGTGATCCGCGTCGATCGCAGCCCCACCTCGGGCTCGCGTCCCGACCCTACGCGGGATTTCCTTGCCAGGGGCAAGCGCTCGATCGGGATCAACATGAAGGACCCGCGCGGAGTGGAGGCCCTGCTGGCGCTGGTCGAAGGCGCCGACGTGCTGCTCGAGCCGTTCCGGCCCGGCGTCATGGAGAAGCTGGGGGCCGGACCCGACGTCGCGCTCGCGCGCAATCCGCGCCTGGTCTACGCGCGGCTGACCGGCTGGGGGCAGAGCGGGCCGTACGCGTCGATGGCCGGCCACGACATCGACTACATCGCGATTTCCGGTGCGCTCAGCCTGCTCGGCCGCAAGGGGGAGAAGCCGCTCGCGCCGGTCAACCTGCTCGGCGATTTCGCGGGGGGCGGGATGCTGTGCGCGCTCGGCATCGTGCTCGCGCTTTTCGAACGCAACGTCTCCGGCAAGGGCCAGGTGGTCGATGCCGCGATGGTCGACGGCGCCGCGCACCTGAGCTCTTTCCTCTACGGATTCTTTCGTGCCGGCTTGTGGTCGAAGGAACGCGGCACGAACATGCTCGACAGCGGCGCGCCCTTTTACGACACGTACCGGACCGGCGACGGCGAATACATGGCGGTCGGAGCGATCGAACCCCAGTTCTACGCGAAGCTGCTCGAAGGCCTCGGCCTCGACGGCGACAGCCTTCCCCACCAGATGGATCGTTCGAAGTGGATCGAGATGCGCGAGCTGTTCGCGAAGACGTTCGCGAACAAGACGCGCGAGCAGTGGAGCGTGATCTTCGACGGCACCGACGCCTGCGTCGCGCCGGTGCTCGGGCTCGACGAAGCGGCAAGGCACCCGGCCAACGCCGCAAGGCAGGTGTTCGTCGACGGAGTCGGTGGCCACGCGATGCCGGCGCCGGCGCCGCGGCTGTCGCGCACGCCGGGACGCGCCGTTGCAAGTGCACCGATCAACGGCACCGATACCGATGCCGTACTGGCAGAAGCGGGAATGACACCCGAGCGCATCGCCGAGCTGCGCGGCGCGGGCGCGGTGGGATAG
- a CDS encoding DUF4215 domain-containing protein, which produces MKKPRARLLAKLLVATSLVLAGVPLAANEAGAQQVIGQDVRCRESLSAANNRYVNTILFARIRCVNRIIKGEIPATTDCLHGQSDARLASSIANAQDKLSNLGADCAGVNLALLGFPGNCTDSTPATPFDTQDYQKCVVDHTDVVVANLLDYYYPPNVDFVRDGESKCLRGAPIDASGSFIREIRARSRCLIDQELRFIPDSVNCRADVQPYGPGTGDARSDASISRSYIRLLGSIPPACVYVQINDLDYQSSCIDSTGGIFTIFDLKDCFFDVNRNDALDTLNVAFPQGAVCGDGHKNGDEECDNGPQNSDTNPDACRTNCKLPHCGDNVKDTGEGCDDGNSVDTDCCSNDCKLPACGDGVRQCTEQCDLGSANNSNAPDAPCRPDCKVERCGDGVTDSTEECDDGNVVNNDGCNQFCGKEFCGDSIQQTNEQCDNGSENSDTTPDACRTNCLNPRCGDGVTDSGEECDDANTDDGDGCKSNCKIGAVCGNGILESNLGEECDGTLGNCPAREGCTAKSSSHPCTCQLACPSVGELTLYAGVGFTCSTNDDCPVGTCAEGRCHTVTRLDSGWNGLAHNADINDKIITRGFLDCPSNGPVCGQCNVIGVDSSTNACRCDNNSRTICNSPFAASDPGCPACVGGLVGNSCAANADCTAGTCGNRCQKNPLETCNQNTDCSQNNDTCLKTCENKHTCSSNSDCLGTCTGHSGCDCYFGSPFPLSSGGTPACVLNRFASNVSGTANVDEGSGTIVAHLKTRVFLGLSTTDPCPTCGGKCSNDATKFCDFDTDCVSPGKCNLDPVLNDGVRGGFCIGGDNDKQPCDATAFNSSFPAIPVSEGGGSGLYSLDCSPPSGLNVSGDGLAINLVQTTGTSSLPANLPCDGKYPAVPGNICPCLQCSSDQSVSCTSNDDCTGQVGICNGTKTTHPSLSCTNNTDCLNFDASPCVTLSHRCKLEATVSCQSNTDCVGKDVSPCNPATCSSDEGQGFPNQNNCSDTVCTDTGGGLGVCENGPNSTYCDQVLKSNGNGILSCSTNDDCLPAVIGVDAGNCTLSQLANCFLDPIVGTGQASPSTPIGASTFCIPPTSNSGINLAAGLPGPGRVVNQATAKTFCASDITKQYQPGVGGCLQ; this is translated from the coding sequence ATGAAAAAGCCACGCGCTCGACTTCTGGCCAAGCTTCTCGTCGCGACCTCGCTCGTACTGGCGGGGGTGCCCCTGGCGGCGAACGAGGCCGGCGCCCAGCAGGTGATCGGCCAGGACGTCCGCTGCCGAGAGAGCCTTTCGGCTGCGAACAACCGCTACGTGAACACGATCCTGTTCGCGCGGATCCGCTGCGTGAACCGCATCATCAAGGGCGAGATTCCCGCGACCACCGACTGCCTGCACGGCCAGTCCGACGCCCGTCTCGCAAGCAGCATTGCCAACGCGCAGGACAAGCTGAGCAACCTCGGCGCCGACTGTGCCGGCGTCAACCTGGCGCTGCTCGGATTTCCCGGCAACTGCACCGACTCCACGCCGGCAACGCCGTTCGATACCCAGGACTACCAGAAGTGCGTCGTCGACCACACGGACGTCGTCGTCGCGAACCTGCTCGACTACTACTATCCGCCCAACGTCGATTTCGTCCGCGACGGCGAATCCAAGTGCCTGCGCGGCGCACCGATCGACGCCTCCGGCAGCTTCATCCGCGAGATCCGCGCGCGTTCGCGCTGCCTGATCGACCAGGAATTGCGGTTCATTCCCGACAGCGTCAACTGCCGCGCCGACGTGCAGCCTTACGGGCCCGGCACCGGCGATGCGCGCTCCGACGCATCGATCAGCCGCTCCTACATCCGCCTGCTCGGCTCGATCCCGCCGGCGTGCGTCTACGTGCAGATCAACGACCTGGACTACCAGAGCAGCTGCATCGACTCGACGGGCGGCATCTTCACGATTTTCGACCTGAAGGACTGCTTCTTCGACGTCAACCGCAACGACGCGCTCGACACGCTCAACGTCGCGTTCCCGCAAGGCGCAGTCTGCGGCGACGGGCACAAGAACGGCGACGAGGAGTGCGACAACGGCCCCCAGAACTCCGACACGAACCCGGATGCGTGCCGCACGAACTGCAAGCTGCCGCACTGCGGCGACAACGTGAAGGACACCGGCGAGGGCTGCGACGACGGCAACTCCGTCGACACCGACTGCTGCTCGAACGACTGCAAGCTCCCGGCCTGCGGCGACGGAGTAAGGCAGTGCACCGAGCAGTGCGACCTCGGCAGCGCCAACAACTCCAATGCGCCGGATGCCCCGTGCCGGCCTGACTGCAAGGTCGAACGCTGCGGCGACGGCGTCACGGACAGCACCGAGGAGTGCGACGACGGCAATGTTGTCAACAACGACGGCTGCAACCAGTTCTGCGGAAAAGAGTTCTGCGGCGACAGCATCCAGCAGACCAACGAGCAGTGCGACAACGGTTCGGAAAACAGCGACACTACTCCCGATGCCTGCCGTACGAACTGCCTGAACCCGCGCTGCGGCGACGGAGTCACTGACTCGGGCGAAGAGTGCGACGACGCCAACACGGACGATGGCGACGGCTGCAAGTCCAACTGCAAAATCGGCGCCGTCTGTGGAAACGGCATCCTCGAGTCGAACCTCGGCGAGGAGTGCGACGGCACGCTCGGAAACTGCCCCGCACGCGAAGGCTGCACCGCTAAATCGTCATCTCATCCGTGCACCTGCCAGCTGGCCTGCCCGTCGGTCGGCGAGCTGACGCTCTACGCCGGCGTCGGTTTCACGTGTTCGACGAACGACGACTGCCCGGTCGGCACCTGCGCCGAGGGCCGCTGCCATACCGTGACGCGCCTGGACAGCGGCTGGAACGGCCTGGCGCACAACGCCGACATCAACGACAAGATCATCACGCGCGGTTTCCTCGACTGCCCCAGCAACGGTCCGGTCTGCGGCCAGTGCAACGTCATCGGCGTCGATTCTTCGACGAACGCGTGCCGCTGCGACAACAATTCACGCACGATCTGCAACTCGCCGTTCGCCGCCAGCGACCCGGGGTGTCCGGCCTGCGTCGGCGGCCTCGTCGGCAACAGCTGCGCGGCCAATGCGGACTGCACGGCGGGGACCTGCGGCAATCGCTGCCAGAAGAACCCGCTCGAGACCTGCAATCAGAACACGGACTGCTCGCAGAACAACGACACCTGCCTGAAGACGTGCGAGAACAAGCACACGTGCTCGAGCAACTCCGACTGCCTCGGCACCTGCACCGGGCACTCCGGTTGCGACTGCTACTTCGGCTCGCCGTTCCCGCTGTCGTCGGGCGGCACGCCGGCATGCGTGCTCAACCGCTTCGCGTCGAACGTCAGCGGTACCGCCAACGTGGACGAGGGCTCCGGTACGATCGTCGCACACCTGAAGACACGCGTGTTCCTCGGCCTCTCGACGACCGACCCCTGCCCGACCTGCGGCGGCAAGTGCTCGAACGACGCAACCAAGTTCTGCGACTTCGACACGGACTGCGTCTCCCCGGGCAAGTGCAACCTCGACCCCGTGCTGAACGACGGAGTACGCGGCGGCTTCTGCATCGGCGGCGACAACGACAAGCAGCCGTGCGATGCGACAGCCTTCAACTCGTCGTTCCCCGCGATTCCGGTTTCCGAGGGCGGCGGCAGCGGCCTCTACAGCCTCGACTGCTCGCCCCCCAGCGGCCTGAACGTTTCGGGCGACGGCCTGGCGATCAACCTCGTGCAGACGACCGGCACTTCTTCGCTGCCGGCGAACCTGCCTTGCGACGGCAAGTACCCGGCGGTCCCCGGCAACATCTGCCCGTGCCTGCAGTGCAGCAGCGATCAGAGTGTCTCGTGCACGAGCAACGACGACTGCACCGGACAGGTCGGCATCTGCAACGGCACCAAGACCACCCACCCGTCATTGTCGTGCACGAACAACACCGACTGCCTCAATTTCGATGCCAGCCCGTGCGTTACTCTGAGTCACCGCTGCAAGCTCGAGGCGACGGTCTCGTGCCAGAGCAACACCGATTGCGTCGGCAAGGATGTCAGCCCTTGCAATCCGGCCACCTGTTCGTCCGACGAAGGGCAGGGCTTCCCGAACCAGAACAACTGCTCGGACACAGTCTGCACCGATACCGGCGGCGGGCTCGGCGTCTGCGAGAACGGACCGAATTCGACGTACTGTGACCAGGTGCTCAAGTCGAACGGCAACGGCATTCTCTCGTGCAGCACCAACGACGACTGCCTGCCGGCCGTCATCGGTGTCGATGCCGGCAACTGCACGCTGAGCCAGCTGGCGAACTGCTTCCTCGATCCGATCGTCGGCACCGGCCAGGCGAGCCCGAGCACTCCGATCGGCGCGTCGACGTTCTGCATCCCGCCGACGTCGAACTCGGGCATCAACCTGGCTGCAGGCCTGCCCGGACCGGGCCGCGTCGTGAACCAGGCCACAGCCAAGACGTTCTGCGCGAGCGACATCACCAAGCAGTACCAGCCCGGCGTGGGCGGCTGCCTCCAGTAA
- a CDS encoding PhnD/SsuA/transferrin family substrate-binding protein produces MAFADDEAAGQAAGPREGSLLYFFSPDWRPPDLGKLAAAVADVFSKGSLPVSFQAFVRYEDFERQMSEKSPVFVIAPSWISGEDGHGLTAGMSVVAHPLRHGKSSYRKALMARPGIDSIDDLMRGSIAATLFSMGPGTADAVLDAFHLPVDSAKVVPVPKDVDALLALSFGQVDAALITSEQYDELARSNPTEAARLAVLAFSPEIRLPPVFARDDASPELLGRFRDLLLGLSRDSDGQSLLAMLGFDGFVADPLPGAWRDAPPQGSHATDMHPAAPPAPRSTPPVHGSSHAPHH; encoded by the coding sequence GTGGCTTTCGCAGACGACGAAGCCGCCGGGCAGGCCGCCGGGCCCCGCGAAGGCAGCCTCCTCTATTTCTTCAGCCCGGACTGGCGGCCTCCCGATCTCGGCAAGCTCGCGGCCGCCGTCGCAGACGTGTTCTCCAAAGGCTCGCTGCCGGTCTCGTTCCAGGCGTTCGTTCGATACGAGGATTTCGAGCGGCAAATGTCCGAAAAATCGCCGGTTTTCGTCATCGCTCCCTCGTGGATCAGCGGCGAGGACGGCCATGGCCTCACGGCGGGCATGTCGGTGGTCGCCCACCCGCTGCGCCACGGCAAAAGCAGCTATCGCAAGGCCCTGATGGCCCGCCCCGGCATCGATTCGATCGACGACCTCATGCGCGGCTCGATCGCGGCCACGCTCTTTTCGATGGGTCCCGGCACCGCGGACGCGGTGCTCGACGCCTTCCACCTGCCGGTGGACTCAGCCAAGGTCGTGCCCGTGCCGAAGGATGTCGATGCCCTGCTCGCGCTCAGTTTCGGCCAGGTGGATGCCGCGCTGATCACGAGCGAGCAGTACGACGAGCTCGCCAGGAGCAACCCCACCGAGGCCGCGCGGCTGGCGGTGCTGGCGTTCTCTCCCGAGATCCGCCTGCCCCCGGTGTTCGCGCGCGACGACGCGTCGCCCGAGCTGCTCGGTCGTTTCCGCGACCTGCTGCTCGGCCTTTCGCGTGACAGCGACGGCCAGTCGCTGCTCGCGATGCTCGGCTTCGACGGCTTCGTCGCCGATCCTCTGCCCGGCGCATGGCGCGACGCTCCGCCGCAGGGCAGCCATGCAACCGACATGCATCCGGCCGCGCCGCCTGCGCCGCGGTCCACGCCGCCCGTGCACGGTTCCTCGCACGCGCCGCACCACTGA
- a CDS encoding HAMP domain-containing sensor histidine kinase codes for MERTSAAAAPTQTQPGISRAVAWLRRGYGLHLKLAFAGAVSLFLCIAVLAVTLMLRQSDVLSNEIDKASFELQRSMVERGRLLADGMSASMESAIAGYDFAFLTDTIRTMQEKNENLAYAYLVNAARVVIVHTDSRQVGSRATDDPTGKPRYVKTSDGRSVVEITHPLNVGGREWGWLVLGFDLSPIQRRADAAVARGRLVLARSTTLAMLVASLVGLVGLGVSVWTSRRLLSPLTQLAEEAAVIASGNLDQEVEGVASSDEIGMLARQFEAMRRSVRASVGELTIAKQRAEEATVQEKKLRAEIEEHSRLLESKVSERTAELQATAERLTEYDRLKSEFLGNVSHELRTPIAAISSAAKIIQRYSDRDISSAKRFSKVIIEESERLTRLITDLLDLSRIESGGGEWKLLPIEKPVELLEHVLTTFRPLYHESGVELELVSDDELPVIFGDRDRLIQVFANLCSNSLKFTPRSGHVRIEARTTPYGEATALRVTVTDTGPGIPEEEREIVFERFRQGASGGAKPRGTGLGLAICREVMRYHAGAIWAETPDEGGTRMVVVVPSLAALGGDIAAS; via the coding sequence ATGGAAAGGACGAGCGCAGCAGCCGCCCCGACGCAGACCCAGCCCGGGATTTCCCGTGCCGTCGCGTGGCTGCGGCGCGGCTACGGGCTGCACCTGAAGCTCGCGTTCGCGGGCGCCGTCTCGCTGTTCCTGTGCATCGCCGTGCTCGCGGTGACGCTGATGCTGCGCCAGTCGGACGTGCTGTCGAACGAGATCGACAAGGCTTCGTTCGAGCTCCAGCGCAGCATGGTCGAGCGCGGGCGCCTGCTTGCCGACGGCATGAGCGCGAGCATGGAATCGGCGATTGCCGGCTACGATTTCGCGTTCCTCACCGACACGATCCGCACGATGCAGGAGAAGAACGAGAACCTCGCGTACGCCTATCTCGTCAACGCGGCGCGCGTCGTCATCGTCCACACCGACTCGAGGCAGGTCGGAAGCCGCGCCACCGACGATCCGACCGGCAAGCCCCGCTACGTCAAGACCAGCGACGGACGCTCCGTCGTCGAGATCACGCATCCTCTCAACGTCGGCGGCCGCGAATGGGGCTGGCTCGTTCTCGGCTTCGACCTCTCGCCGATCCAGCGCCGCGCCGACGCCGCGGTCGCGCGTGGCCGCCTCGTGCTCGCGCGCTCGACGACGCTGGCGATGCTGGTGGCAAGCCTGGTCGGCCTCGTGGGCCTCGGCGTGTCGGTGTGGACGAGCCGGCGCCTGCTGAGCCCCCTCACGCAGCTCGCCGAGGAGGCCGCCGTGATCGCCAGCGGAAACCTCGACCAGGAAGTCGAGGGCGTCGCCAGCAGCGACGAGATCGGCATGCTCGCGAGGCAGTTCGAGGCGATGCGCCGCTCGGTGCGCGCCAGCGTCGGCGAGCTGACCATCGCCAAGCAGCGCGCCGAGGAAGCCACGGTCCAGGAAAAGAAGCTGCGCGCCGAGATCGAGGAACACTCGAGACTGCTCGAGTCGAAGGTCAGCGAGCGCACCGCCGAGCTGCAGGCCACGGCCGAGCGACTGACCGAGTACGACCGGCTCAAGTCGGAGTTCCTCGGCAACGTCTCCCACGAGCTGCGCACGCCGATCGCCGCGATTTCGTCGGCGGCCAAGATCATCCAGCGCTACAGCGACCGTGACATCAGCAGCGCCAAGCGCTTCAGCAAGGTCATCATCGAGGAGAGCGAACGGCTGACGCGGCTGATCACCGACCTGCTCGACCTGTCCAGGATCGAGTCGGGAGGCGGCGAGTGGAAGCTGCTGCCGATCGAGAAACCGGTCGAGCTGCTCGAGCACGTGCTGACGACGTTTCGCCCGCTCTACCATGAAAGCGGCGTCGAGCTGGAGCTCGTGAGCGACGACGAGCTGCCGGTGATCTTCGGCGACCGCGACCGGCTGATCCAGGTGTTCGCCAACCTGTGCAGCAACTCGCTCAAGTTCACTCCGCGCTCGGGGCACGTGCGCATCGAAGCGAGGACGACGCCGTACGGCGAAGCGACGGCGCTGCGCGTGACGGTCACCGACACGGGGCCGGGCATTCCGGAAGAGGAACGCGAGATCGTGTTCGAGCGGTTCCGGCAGGGAGCCAGCGGCGGCGCCAAGCCGCGCGGCACCGGGCTAGGCCTGGCGATCTGCCGCGAAGTGATGCGTTACCACGCGGGTGCGATCTGGGCCGAAACTCCCGACGAAGGCGGGACGCGCATGGTCGTCGTCGTCCCGTCGCTGGCCGCGCTCGGCGGCGACATCGCTGCGTCGTGA
- a CDS encoding GNAT family N-acetyltransferase: MQDGLELAGSGFTLRSWRIDDASSLAVQADNRNIWSNLRGRFPRPYTEPVARTWISRCIGGHERGLQLAIEVEGLAVGGISVDVVTAKAPRIGEIGYWIGQPYWGRGIAGHAVRLVCAMVYEHLALDCLRATVRSSNEASLKILERSGFTVQSRMRRSDRRPGSAVVEIVYVRDRDESAPVLATTSI; encoded by the coding sequence GTGCAGGACGGTCTCGAGCTCGCCGGTAGTGGCTTCACGCTTCGCAGTTGGCGCATCGACGATGCGTCTTCCCTGGCCGTACAGGCCGACAACCGCAACATCTGGAGCAACCTGCGAGGCCGCTTTCCGCGTCCTTACACCGAACCCGTCGCACGAACGTGGATCTCGCGCTGCATCGGCGGTCACGAGCGAGGGCTGCAGCTCGCGATCGAAGTGGAAGGGCTTGCCGTCGGCGGCATCAGCGTCGACGTCGTGACGGCCAAGGCACCGAGGATCGGCGAGATCGGCTACTGGATCGGACAGCCTTACTGGGGCCGCGGCATTGCCGGCCACGCGGTGCGCCTGGTCTGCGCCATGGTCTACGAGCACCTCGCGCTGGACTGTCTTCGCGCGACCGTTCGCTCTTCGAACGAGGCGTCGCTGAAGATCCTCGAGCGCAGCGGCTTCACGGTCCAGAGCCGCATGCGACGCAGCGATCGCCGCCCGGGCAGCGCAGTGGTCGAGATCGTCTATGTCCGCGACCGCGACGAATCAGCGCCGGTCCTGGCTACTACGAGCATCTGA
- a CDS encoding enoyl-CoA hydratase → MSYQHITYEVSDSIATCTLSRPEQLNAYTPRMGIELRDAMYTAAADESVRAIVLTGAGRGFCAGADMKLLGAFSGAGRMTGTGDLPKVTHEPPPGPTRPDFQTEYSYLLSIPKPIIAAINGPAAGVGFVFALFCDIRLAASSARMGAIFSRRGLIAEYGISWILPRLVGLANANDILFSGRLVTAHEAERMGLVSRVIDDADFASEVRSYAHDLVRRSSPRSIGVMKRQVYEDQTNTLATSVEVALREMHESLSSEDFKEGVAHFVEKREPRFSGR, encoded by the coding sequence ATGTCCTACCAGCACATCACCTACGAAGTGTCCGACTCCATCGCGACCTGCACGCTGTCGCGGCCCGAGCAGCTCAACGCGTACACGCCGCGCATGGGAATCGAGCTTCGCGACGCGATGTACACCGCGGCCGCCGACGAGTCGGTGCGCGCGATCGTCCTGACAGGCGCCGGGCGCGGCTTCTGTGCCGGCGCCGACATGAAGCTGCTCGGCGCGTTCAGCGGCGCCGGCCGCATGACCGGGACCGGCGACCTTCCGAAGGTCACGCACGAGCCGCCGCCGGGTCCGACGCGCCCCGACTTCCAGACCGAGTACAGCTACCTGCTGTCGATCCCGAAACCGATCATCGCGGCGATCAACGGGCCCGCCGCCGGTGTAGGGTTCGTCTTCGCGCTCTTCTGCGACATCCGCCTGGCGGCTTCGTCGGCACGCATGGGCGCGATCTTCTCGCGGCGCGGCCTCATTGCCGAGTACGGAATCAGCTGGATCCTGCCGCGCCTGGTGGGGCTGGCCAACGCGAACGACATCCTGTTCTCGGGCCGCCTGGTCACGGCGCACGAAGCCGAGCGCATGGGCCTGGTGAGCCGCGTAATCGACGACGCGGATTTTGCGAGCGAGGTGCGAAGCTACGCCCACGACCTCGTGCGTCGCTCCTCGCCTCGCTCGATCGGCGTGATGAAGCGCCAGGTCTACGAAGACCAGACCAATACGCTGGCGACTTCGGTCGAAGTCGCGCTGCGCGAGATGCACGAGAGCCTTTCGTCGGAAGATTTCAAGGAAGGAGTCGCGCACTTCGTCGAGAAGAGGGAACCGAGGTTCTCCGGGCGCTGA
- the gluQRS gene encoding tRNA glutamyl-Q(34) synthetase GluQRS has protein sequence MSDSSAAVDGGVPSRGASDVRPPRGRYAPSPSGLLHVGNARTALVAWLSVRSRSGSFVWRVEDLDPPRVVGGAAEAAAEDLTWLGLDWDEDPQLGGPYGPYLQSERSDAYEAALQVLCDTGRLFPCSLSRKELASISSAPHGEDEEPAYPPSARPRDLAAHWYAQFRQGRSSEAALRFRIDDAPVRFVDRVYGEIEQAVPGDFVLKRRDGLYAYQLAVVVDDWLMRIDEVVRGADLLGSTARQIQLLEALGARRPAHAHVPMVLDEHGEKLSKRDEALTLRSLRTSGVRAAQLVGWLAWSLGLIDRPAALSAKELVSMFSWSRIGREPTRLPREFAQSVRDLR, from the coding sequence GTGAGCGACAGCTCTGCCGCTGTGGACGGTGGCGTTCCCTCTCGTGGCGCGAGCGACGTGCGACCGCCGCGCGGACGCTACGCCCCCTCGCCTTCCGGCTTGCTGCACGTCGGCAACGCCCGCACCGCGCTGGTCGCCTGGCTATCGGTGCGTTCCCGCAGCGGCAGTTTCGTCTGGCGCGTCGAGGACCTCGATCCACCGCGCGTCGTCGGCGGTGCGGCCGAAGCGGCTGCCGAGGACCTCACGTGGCTCGGGCTCGACTGGGACGAAGATCCTCAACTCGGCGGTCCTTACGGTCCCTACCTTCAGTCGGAGCGCAGCGACGCGTACGAGGCCGCGCTGCAGGTGCTTTGCGACACTGGTCGCCTGTTCCCGTGCTCGCTGTCGCGCAAGGAGCTGGCGTCGATCTCGTCGGCTCCGCACGGAGAGGACGAAGAGCCGGCGTATCCGCCTTCCGCGCGGCCGCGCGACCTTGCCGCCCACTGGTACGCGCAGTTCCGCCAGGGCCGAAGCAGCGAGGCTGCGCTGCGATTTCGCATCGACGACGCGCCGGTGCGCTTCGTCGATCGTGTCTACGGAGAGATCGAGCAGGCGGTGCCGGGCGATTTCGTGCTCAAGCGCCGCGACGGACTCTACGCCTACCAGCTCGCCGTCGTCGTCGACGACTGGCTGATGAGAATCGACGAAGTCGTCCGCGGCGCCGACCTGCTCGGCTCGACGGCGCGCCAGATCCAGCTTCTGGAAGCCCTCGGCGCGCGGCGCCCCGCCCACGCGCACGTTCCGATGGTGCTCGACGAGCACGGCGAGAAACTCTCGAAGCGGGACGAAGCCTTGACGCTTCGCAGCCTGCGCACGAGCGGCGTGCGCGCTGCCCAGCTCGTCGGCTGGCTCGCGTGGTCGCTCGGACTCATCGACAGGCCGGCGGCGCTGAGCGCAAAGGAACTGGTTTCGATGTTTTCGTGGAGCCGCATCGGCCGCGAGCCGACACGGCTGCCCCGCGAATTCGCGCAGAGCGTTCGCGACCTTCGCTAG
- a CDS encoding phosphatase PAP2 family protein: protein MTMRKGLDTVLRWDAAALTAVSRFERRGILHVMRGLTRAGDTPGWIVHALVLLALLQIPVVTIETMAVAALLATLTSQLAKRIFRRSRPGSMIPGFAPREPVPDPFSFPSGHSAVAFAVATAAVSGSMVLGGLETALAAAIASSRIWLGAHYPVDVLGGIALGFACGLVTIALFG, encoded by the coding sequence ATGACGATGAGGAAAGGACTCGACACGGTCCTTCGCTGGGACGCTGCGGCGCTCACCGCCGTGTCGCGCTTCGAAAGGCGCGGCATCCTCCACGTCATGCGCGGCCTTACCCGCGCCGGCGACACACCGGGATGGATCGTGCATGCGCTGGTGCTGCTGGCGCTGCTGCAGATCCCGGTCGTTACGATCGAGACGATGGCGGTCGCCGCGCTGCTGGCAACGCTCACTTCCCAGCTCGCCAAGAGGATCTTCCGCCGCAGCCGTCCCGGCTCGATGATCCCGGGGTTCGCGCCACGCGAGCCGGTGCCCGATCCGTTCTCGTTTCCGTCGGGACACAGCGCCGTGGCCTTCGCGGTCGCGACCGCCGCCGTCTCGGGCAGCATGGTGCTCGGCGGACTGGAAACGGCTCTGGCGGCGGCGATCGCCTCGTCGCGGATCTGGCTCGGGGCACATTACCCGGTGGACGTGCTCGGCGGCATCGCGCTCGGGTTCGCGTGCGGCCTGGTCACCATCGCCCTGTTCGGCTGA